The following proteins are encoded in a genomic region of Ignavibacteria bacterium:
- a CDS encoding phosphatase PAP2 family protein, whose product MKMVHKNLQGFTVMKFALQKYFCSLQQQKTLKVLHNSAILFFLIPFFYSLSVAQSPFESSWKKDGIIVAGSIGIAFLVASLDDSLKSLSLNEISKLQRNEINVFDRWATQFASEKISLGSDYLVAACIAAPVGFIISDKNMRDDWKTISTMYIETALLATFLPSIAKGTLKRNRPYVYNENAPLSLRQDIEGDRSFFSGHTTWAFASMTFLASVYSAYYPRSQSSKTVWSVSMSAASSVGLMRIFSGAHFPTDIIVGAIVGSAIGVGIPYLHRIENNNISVIPSYKNFVKGITVRFRI is encoded by the coding sequence ATGAAAATGGTTCATAAAAACCTTCAAGGGTTTACGGTAATGAAATTTGCTTTACAGAAATACTTTTGTTCACTTCAACAACAAAAAACCTTAAAGGTTTTGCATAACTCTGCAATTCTTTTTTTCCTCATCCCATTTTTTTATTCTCTTTCCGTTGCTCAATCTCCGTTTGAAAGTTCGTGGAAAAAAGACGGAATAATCGTTGCGGGAAGTATCGGAATTGCATTTCTTGTGGCTTCACTTGATGATTCATTGAAATCGTTATCGTTGAATGAAATTTCCAAACTCCAGAGAAACGAAATCAATGTTTTCGACCGATGGGCAACACAATTTGCCTCGGAAAAAATTTCTCTCGGAAGCGATTATCTGGTTGCTGCGTGCATTGCCGCTCCTGTTGGTTTCATTATTTCAGATAAAAATATGAGAGACGATTGGAAAACAATTTCAACAATGTATATTGAAACTGCTTTACTTGCAACGTTTCTTCCTTCGATTGCCAAAGGAACACTGAAGCGAAATCGTCCGTATGTGTATAATGAAAATGCGCCGTTGTCATTGCGTCAAGATATTGAAGGCGACCGTTCATTTTTTTCGGGACATACGACTTGGGCGTTTGCTTCGATGACGTTTCTTGCGAGTGTGTATTCTGCGTATTATCCTCGTTCCCAATCCAGCAAAACGGTTTGGTCTGTATCAATGAGCGCGGCAAGTTCCGTAGGATTGATGCGCATTTTTTCCGGCGCGCATTTCCCGACGGATATCATTGTTGGTGCGATTGTCGGAAGCGCAATCGGGGTAGGGATTCCGTATCTTCATCGAATTGAGAACAACAACATTTCGGTTATTCCTTCGTATAAAAATTTTGTGAAAGGAATTACGGTGCGTTTCAGGATATAA
- the hypE gene encoding hydrogenase expression/formation protein HypE encodes MFSCPIPISDYPSVLLSHGSGGKLTQQLIQKIFFPQFQNAFLEPLHDGAIVEINGIRFAFSTDSYVVNPIFFPGGNIGELAVNGTVNDVAMCGAKPLFLSCAFIIEEGFAMEELWRIVQSMQGAAKKANVQIITGDTKVVDKGKGDKIFINTSGIGIVGKERNISPKNVNVGDKIILSGTIAEHGIAIMSMREGLQFETEIQSDTAPLNDLVETMFSASNNIHVLRDATRGGVASVLNEIAESAHKGIGITEDKIPVKEEVTGACEILGFDPLYIANEGKLLAFVEKNDAEKILIAMRQHPFGKNATIIGEVVDEHSGVVVMKSKIGGTRVVDMLSGEQLPRIC; translated from the coding sequence ATGTTTTCTTGTCCAATTCCTATCTCTGATTATCCTTCTGTTCTTCTATCACACGGAAGCGGAGGAAAACTTACCCAACAACTTATTCAGAAAATATTTTTTCCTCAATTTCAAAATGCATTTCTTGAGCCGCTTCACGATGGCGCAATCGTAGAAATAAACGGGATACGATTTGCATTCTCTACGGATTCCTACGTTGTCAATCCGATTTTTTTCCCGGGAGGAAATATCGGCGAACTTGCGGTGAACGGAACAGTGAATGATGTAGCAATGTGCGGAGCAAAACCGCTGTTTCTTTCCTGCGCTTTTATTATTGAAGAAGGATTTGCGATGGAAGAGTTGTGGCGCATTGTTCAATCAATGCAAGGAGCGGCGAAGAAAGCAAACGTGCAAATCATTACAGGCGATACAAAAGTTGTGGATAAAGGAAAAGGTGATAAAATTTTTATCAACACTTCGGGAATTGGAATCGTTGGAAAGGAAAGAAATATTTCGCCGAAAAATGTGAACGTTGGCGACAAAATAATTTTAAGCGGAACTATTGCGGAACACGGAATTGCAATAATGAGTATGCGCGAAGGATTGCAATTTGAAACAGAAATTCAAAGCGACACGGCGCCTTTGAATGATTTGGTTGAAACGATGTTTTCTGCAAGCAACAACATTCACGTTCTTCGCGACGCTACGAGAGGAGGCGTTGCAAGCGTATTGAATGAAATTGCAGAAAGCGCACACAAAGGAATTGGTATTACTGAAGATAAAATTCCTGTGAAAGAAGAAGTTACCGGCGCATGCGAAATTCTTGGTTTTGACCCGCTGTATATTGCAAACGAAGGAAAACTTCTTGCGTTTGTAGAAAAAAATGACGCAGAAAAAATATTGATCGCAATGCGACAACATCCGTTCGGAAAAAATGCAACGATTATCGGCGAAGTTGTTGATGAGCATAGCGGAGTTGTAGTAATGAAAAGCAAAATCGGCGGAACGCGTGTTGTTGATATGTTAAGCGGAGAACAGTTGCCGCGAATTTGCTGA
- a CDS encoding glutamine synthetase — translation MNFNYALANPVSVLADKPREQFTREDFIRIIELKNIEHITFHYTALDGKLKELKIPVCNRMQAERILAEGERVDGSSLFKGMVDISLSDLYVVPVYKTAFFSPFDDRSLDFICRYFLRDGTFAPFALDTILRRAADLFRKKTSADLYALGELEFFLLSETTARTFIGQKQRGYHGSAPFIKSGEIVNEMARYITQITGAVKYTHSEVGYIENISGDENEIDGKRGEQFEIEFLPMPIEDAADNVVLARWLVRNVAHKNNCVATFTPKLEEGIAGNGMHFHIAVMRDGKNRMLDDNGTLSLEAKKVIGGLCTYADSLTAFGNTVSSAYLRLVPNQEAPTKICWSDLNRSAMIRVPLGWSNVSNLAMKLNPQQTTEFHDTIGRQTVELRSPDGSAIVHLLLAGITLAAEWGLTNDDALRIANEMYVTGNIFHDKELLNKLFSLPKSCVESSRILLAKRNLYERENIFPRSVTEYVAKLLQAENDEEMNNYLIDLPADDRLHETRKIMHKDLHRH, via the coding sequence ATGAATTTCAACTACGCGCTTGCAAACCCCGTTTCGGTACTCGCCGATAAACCGCGTGAACAATTTACGCGTGAAGATTTCATTCGTATCATCGAGTTGAAAAACATTGAACATATTACGTTTCATTACACTGCGCTCGACGGAAAACTGAAAGAATTGAAAATTCCCGTTTGCAATCGAATGCAGGCGGAACGCATTCTTGCCGAAGGTGAACGCGTTGACGGTTCGTCGCTGTTCAAAGGAATGGTAGATATTTCTCTTTCCGATTTGTATGTTGTTCCCGTGTACAAAACTGCATTCTTTAGTCCTTTCGATGATAGAAGTTTGGATTTTATCTGCAGATATTTTTTGCGCGACGGAACGTTTGCACCATTTGCGCTCGATACGATTTTGCGCCGCGCCGCCGATTTATTCAGAAAAAAAACATCGGCAGATTTGTATGCTCTCGGCGAACTGGAATTTTTTTTGTTGAGCGAAACAACAGCAAGAACATTCATTGGGCAAAAACAACGCGGCTATCACGGCTCTGCACCATTTATCAAAAGCGGAGAAATTGTGAACGAAATGGCGCGCTATATTACACAAATCACCGGCGCAGTAAAGTACACACACAGCGAAGTTGGTTACATCGAAAACATTAGCGGAGATGAAAACGAAATTGACGGAAAACGCGGCGAACAATTTGAAATCGAATTTCTGCCGATGCCGATTGAAGATGCCGCAGATAATGTTGTGCTTGCCCGGTGGCTTGTTCGAAATGTTGCGCATAAAAATAATTGTGTTGCTACGTTCACACCAAAACTGGAAGAAGGAATTGCGGGTAATGGTATGCATTTTCATATCGCGGTTATGCGTGATGGGAAAAATCGTATGCTCGATGACAATGGAACATTATCACTCGAAGCAAAAAAAGTTATCGGTGGACTATGTACGTACGCCGATTCGCTCACAGCATTTGGCAATACCGTTTCATCCGCATATCTGCGGTTGGTGCCAAATCAGGAAGCACCGACAAAAATTTGCTGGAGCGATTTAAATCGTAGTGCGATGATTCGTGTTCCGCTTGGATGGTCAAATGTCAGTAATCTTGCGATGAAATTAAATCCGCAGCAAACAACGGAATTTCACGATACGATTGGAAGACAAACGGTTGAATTGCGAAGTCCCGATGGAAGCGCAATTGTACATCTGCTTCTTGCTGGAATAACGCTCGCCGCAGAATGGGGTTTAACAAATGACGATGCGTTGAGAATTGCGAATGAAATGTATGTAACCGGGAATATTTTTCACGACAAGGAATTGCTGAATAAACTTTTTTCGCTTCCGAAAAGTTGTGTGGAGTCATCGCGCATTTTGCTTGCAAAAAGAAATTTGTACGAACGAGAAAATATTTTTCCGAGAAGCGTCACTGAGTATGTTGCAAAACTTCTTCAGGCGGAAAATGATGAAGAGATGAATAATTACCTTATAGATTTACCTGCCGACGATAGACTACACGAAACACGAAAAATTATGCATAAGGATTTGCATCGGCATTGA